A section of the Solitalea canadensis DSM 3403 genome encodes:
- the hscB gene encoding Fe-S protein assembly co-chaperone HscB yields the protein MNFFEFYDIPVSFNPDENLLKKKFYGFSKEYHPDFHVNETEEKQAEILELSTINNNAYKILTNPAKRVEYVLDLYGLMQEGEKYQLPQSFLMEMMEINEVLMEIEFDEDPDRLNEIEDQVLVLEKELINELSHFTDGFESLDEEKRKNNLLKIKDNYFRQKYLLRIKEKLHTFASRN from the coding sequence ATGAATTTTTTTGAGTTTTACGACATACCTGTCTCCTTTAACCCCGATGAAAACCTGCTGAAAAAGAAATTTTATGGTTTTAGCAAAGAGTACCATCCGGATTTCCACGTAAACGAGACGGAAGAGAAACAAGCTGAAATTCTGGAGCTTTCTACTATCAATAACAATGCTTATAAAATATTAACTAATCCGGCTAAGCGTGTAGAGTATGTTTTGGACCTTTACGGACTAATGCAGGAAGGGGAGAAGTATCAGTTGCCTCAGAGCTTTTTAATGGAAATGATGGAGATTAACGAGGTACTGATGGAAATTGAGTTTGACGAAGATCCCGATCGGTTGAACGAAATTGAAGATCAGGTTTTGGTTTTAGAAAAAGAGCTTATAAATGAGTTATCCCACTTTACAGACGGGTTTGAAAGCCTTGATGAAGAAAAAAGAAAAAATAATCTCTTGAAAATCAAGGATAATTACTTTAGGCAAAAATATTTGTTGCGAATTAAAGAAAAGCTGCATACATTTGCATCCCGCAATTAA
- a CDS encoding 1-deoxy-D-xylulose-5-phosphate reductoisomerase — protein MKRIAILGSSGSIGTQALEVISANPDKFKAEVLTVNGNADVLISQALTFKPKTVVITDESNYQYVKKALADTGIEVLAGEAALAEVVTYDSVDMVLTAVVGYVGLKPTIAAIKAGKDIALANKETLVVAGDLVTRLAREYKVNILPVDSEHSAIFQCLAGEENNPIEKIILTASGGPFRGKGLDDLRNVTKNQALKHPNWSMGAKITIDSASLMNKGLEVIEAKWLFDLDLDQIEVVVHPQSIVHSLVQFNDGSIKAQLGLPDMKLPIQYAMAYPQRIKNDFPRFSFANYSNLTFEAPDTKTFRNLALAFEALSIGGNCPCVINAANEVVVDAFLKDKIGFLQMSDIIAECMQKVTRVLKPVYEDYVETDKMARITALELIGN, from the coding sequence ATGAAGAGAATTGCAATTTTAGGATCAAGCGGATCGATTGGAACACAGGCATTGGAAGTAATAAGCGCTAATCCTGATAAATTTAAAGCAGAAGTATTAACCGTAAACGGGAATGCTGATGTATTAATTAGCCAGGCACTGACCTTTAAGCCAAAAACTGTAGTTATTACGGATGAATCCAACTATCAATATGTAAAAAAAGCTTTAGCTGATACCGGAATTGAAGTGTTAGCAGGAGAAGCTGCTTTAGCTGAAGTGGTAACGTATGATTCGGTTGATATGGTGCTGACAGCTGTTGTGGGTTATGTTGGCTTAAAACCTACCATAGCAGCAATAAAGGCAGGTAAAGACATTGCCTTGGCAAATAAAGAAACCTTAGTTGTTGCAGGCGACTTAGTTACCAGGCTGGCACGTGAATATAAAGTCAATATTCTTCCGGTGGATTCTGAGCATTCAGCTATTTTTCAGTGCCTTGCTGGCGAAGAAAATAACCCCATCGAAAAAATTATTCTTACCGCTTCAGGTGGTCCGTTCAGAGGCAAAGGGCTTGATGACCTTAGAAATGTAACTAAAAATCAGGCACTAAAGCATCCGAACTGGAGCATGGGTGCTAAAATTACCATAGATTCTGCCAGTTTAATGAATAAGGGACTGGAGGTAATTGAAGCCAAGTGGCTATTTGACCTTGATTTGGATCAGATTGAAGTGGTTGTTCACCCCCAATCGATTGTACATTCATTGGTGCAATTTAATGATGGATCAATAAAGGCGCAATTGGGCTTACCGGATATGAAATTACCAATTCAATATGCAATGGCTTATCCGCAAAGAATAAAAAATGATTTTCCACGTTTCTCTTTTGCAAACTACTCCAATCTGACATTTGAAGCACCGGATACAAAGACTTTCCGTAACCTTGCATTGGCGTTTGAAGCACTCTCAATAGGTGGAAACTGCCCTTGTGTCATAAATGCTGCCAATGAAGTAGTTGTGGACGCATTTTTGAAGGATAAGATCGGTTTTCTGCAGATGTCGGACATCATTGCCGAATGTATGCAGAAAGTTACGCGCGTTTTGAAACCCGTTTACGAAGATTACGTTGAAACGGATAAGATGGCGCGTATTACGGCACTTGAATTGATTGGTAATTAG
- a CDS encoding GH3 auxin-responsive promoter family protein — protein sequence MGIKSLLSKPLAWYTARQIKKWNTQAVDLQQKWMQQLISEAKGTLFGLEHGFTSIQTYDDFKNKVPVRDYEQLKPYIEKVVHGDRNILWPGKPLYFAKTSGTTSGVKYIPISKESMPAHINAARNALLLYIAETDKADFVNGKMIFLQGSPEMQEKNGVHVGRLSGIVAHHVPDYLQRNRMPSWETNCIDDWEEKVDAIVEETVNENMTLISGIPPWVQMYFDRLTAKTGKKIKDIFPNFGLFVYGGVNFEPYRAKLEASIGCKIDSIETYPASEGFIAFQDSQTEKGLLLNVDAGMFYEFIPADEYYNENPTRIWLKDVELDKNYAIILNTNAGLWGYSIGDTVKFVSKNPYRLVVSGRIKHFISAFGEHVIGEEVEHALMTVAKAENIDVVEFTVAPQVNDPDGRLPFHEWFVEFGAHRPQNMDEFRLKVDALLQKKNVYYYDLIEGNVLQPLKIREMRKDAFIDYMRSQGKLGGQNKMPRLSNDRKIADELAGLIK from the coding sequence ATGGGCATCAAATCCTTATTAAGCAAACCACTGGCTTGGTACACAGCCAGACAAATCAAAAAATGGAACACACAAGCCGTTGATTTGCAGCAAAAATGGATGCAACAGCTAATTTCCGAAGCTAAAGGAACCTTGTTCGGTTTGGAACATGGTTTCACATCTATTCAAACCTATGATGATTTTAAAAATAAAGTTCCTGTTAGAGATTATGAACAACTAAAACCCTATATAGAAAAGGTAGTTCATGGCGACCGGAATATTCTTTGGCCCGGAAAACCACTTTATTTTGCCAAAACTTCTGGTACTACTTCAGGTGTAAAATATATTCCTATTTCAAAGGAGTCGATGCCGGCACATATAAATGCAGCACGCAATGCGTTGTTATTGTACATTGCGGAAACCGATAAAGCAGACTTTGTTAATGGTAAAATGATCTTTTTGCAGGGAAGTCCTGAAATGCAAGAGAAAAATGGAGTACATGTTGGTCGACTATCCGGTATTGTGGCTCACCATGTACCCGATTATCTGCAACGAAACAGAATGCCCTCATGGGAAACCAACTGCATTGATGACTGGGAAGAAAAAGTGGATGCGATTGTAGAAGAAACGGTGAATGAAAACATGACCCTTATATCCGGTATTCCTCCTTGGGTGCAAATGTACTTCGATCGTTTAACAGCTAAAACGGGTAAAAAAATTAAAGACATCTTCCCAAATTTTGGCTTGTTTGTTTATGGTGGGGTAAATTTTGAACCGTACCGAGCAAAACTAGAGGCCAGTATTGGTTGCAAGATCGATTCTATTGAAACCTATCCTGCTTCAGAAGGATTTATCGCTTTTCAGGATTCTCAGACAGAAAAAGGATTGTTGTTGAATGTAGACGCCGGAATGTTTTATGAATTTATTCCTGCTGACGAATATTATAATGAAAACCCTACTCGTATTTGGCTTAAGGACGTTGAGCTTGATAAGAACTATGCAATTATATTAAATACCAACGCCGGACTATGGGGGTATAGCATTGGAGATACGGTTAAATTTGTCTCAAAAAATCCTTATCGTTTAGTTGTAAGTGGAAGAATAAAGCATTTTATCTCCGCTTTTGGCGAGCATGTGATAGGAGAGGAAGTGGAGCACGCTTTGATGACAGTAGCAAAAGCGGAAAATATAGATGTAGTTGAATTTACAGTCGCTCCGCAAGTGAATGATCCGGATGGCCGTTTGCCATTTCATGAATGGTTTGTGGAGTTCGGCGCTCATCGTCCGCAAAACATGGATGAATTCAGACTTAAGGTGGATGCTTTACTTCAGAAAAAGAATGTTTATTATTACGATCTTATTGAAGGAAACGTATTGCAGCCATTGAAAATAAGAGAAATGAGAAAGGATGCATTTATTGATTATATGCGTTCTCAAGGTAAGTTAGGTGGACAAAATAAGATGCCTCGTTTGTCGAACGATCGTAAGATTGCCGATGAGTTGGCAGGATTAATTAAATAA
- the rseP gene encoding RIP metalloprotease RseP translates to MSGLIMAAQLLAGLSILIVLHELGHYLAARAFGIKVEKFYLFFDAWGVKLFSFKKGDTEYGIGWLPLGGYVKIAGMIDESMDVEAMKQPAQPWEFRSKPAWQRLIVMLGGVFVNVVVGVFIFWMLTFKFGESYLPNSEVKYGIEARELGKEIGLKTGDKITGVNGKSLERFDDLYSPNVLFGNVNLNVNREGKDTLIHVPSDFIEKISDEGKTAFVVPRLTFEVGEVQSGSNADKAGLKTGDKIVAVDSLKVTYFDELRTALDTNKNKKIKIKVDRNNTEVYLTANVEKDGTIGFSPKTVGMNFKTDQFSFAQALPVGAEKAKQTLVDQAKGFGKIFKGDVDPRKAVQGPIGMAKIYGGTFQWEKFWTLTGLISLVLAFMNLLPIPALDGGHAVFLIIEMIKGKPLSDKFMERAQVVGFVILIGLMIFAFGNDISKFFLK, encoded by the coding sequence ATGAGTGGTTTAATTATGGCGGCCCAATTGTTGGCCGGACTTTCGATTTTGATTGTTTTACACGAGTTGGGGCATTACCTTGCTGCACGAGCATTCGGCATCAAGGTAGAAAAGTTCTACTTGTTTTTTGATGCTTGGGGCGTTAAGCTGTTCAGCTTCAAAAAAGGTGATACCGAATACGGAATCGGATGGTTACCGCTTGGCGGATATGTGAAAATTGCCGGAATGATTGATGAGTCTATGGATGTGGAAGCAATGAAGCAACCTGCTCAACCATGGGAATTCCGCTCAAAACCAGCTTGGCAACGCTTAATTGTAATGTTGGGTGGTGTATTTGTAAACGTTGTGGTGGGTGTTTTCATCTTTTGGATGTTAACTTTTAAGTTCGGAGAAAGCTACTTGCCTAATTCTGAAGTGAAGTATGGTATTGAAGCCCGTGAACTAGGAAAGGAAATCGGATTAAAAACAGGTGACAAAATTACAGGTGTTAATGGAAAATCACTTGAGCGTTTTGATGATTTGTATAGTCCTAATGTTCTATTTGGTAATGTAAATCTGAACGTTAACCGCGAAGGTAAGGATACGTTGATTCATGTTCCCTCTGATTTCATTGAAAAAATATCTGATGAAGGCAAAACAGCATTTGTAGTTCCTCGTCTAACATTTGAAGTAGGAGAAGTACAAAGTGGAAGTAATGCCGATAAAGCTGGTTTGAAAACCGGTGATAAAATAGTGGCTGTTGATTCATTGAAAGTAACCTACTTTGATGAATTAAGGACGGCATTAGACACTAATAAGAACAAAAAAATTAAAATTAAAGTTGACAGAAATAACACTGAAGTATATTTAACTGCCAATGTTGAGAAGGACGGAACTATTGGTTTTTCCCCTAAAACAGTTGGAATGAACTTTAAAACCGATCAGTTTAGTTTCGCGCAGGCATTACCAGTTGGTGCTGAAAAAGCTAAACAAACATTGGTTGATCAGGCAAAAGGTTTTGGGAAAATATTCAAGGGTGACGTAGACCCACGTAAAGCGGTTCAGGGACCTATTGGAATGGCGAAAATCTATGGTGGTACTTTCCAATGGGAGAAATTCTGGACGCTAACCGGGTTGATTTCCTTAGTGTTGGCATTTATGAACTTGCTGCCAATTCCTGCATTGGATGGTGGTCACGCTGTATTCCTGATCATTGAAATGATTAAAGGCAAGCCACTAAGCGATAAGTTTATGGAGCGTGCTCAAGTGGTAGGTTTCGTAATCTTAATCGGATTGATGATCTTTGCATTTGGTAATGATATTTCTAAATTCTTTTTAAAATAA
- a CDS encoding GxxExxY protein, which yields MESKAVECFNNVHLAQVLTYMKLADKKLDF from the coding sequence ATAGAGTCTAAGGCTGTAGAATGCTTTAATAATGTACATTTGGCTCAGGTATTAACCTATATGAAACTTGCCGATAAAAAGCTAGACTTCTAA